The genomic interval ACAGTAGTAGCTTCATGCTTCTACAGCATGCAAGGTCCTCTAAGATCACAAGGCAAACAGGACATGCagagtgtgtgtacatgtgcacatgagtgtgtgtgtgtgtatgtatgtatatattcaTATAAATAAATTGACCAATTCTAGTTCAATGGGTGTATCCCTTGGAGGAACTTACGAGTATTTGCCCATTCTCCTCACCAAGGCGATCACCACGGCGATGACAATGATCACTGCCACCAATGCGCCAATCACAATACCCACCACTTGTCCAGAGCCAGTGCCCTCTGTGGAAGGAACACAAAGACCAAGTTACCCAACCAGACTGACCTTGATAGGGAATCAACAACCCGTTTGGTGAAACAGGAAGGAAACAGAGAAGGGGAAAAAATtatggaaatggagagagagacaatcgaCTAAAAGGCAAGGATAGAAATTTAGAGACTGGGGGGCAGAGCAATTTCATCTTGTCTTGAGCTCTACACATATCCTTGCCCTCTTTGATTCCCGCCTATGGGAGCACCTACAGACTGTAGCATTGACAGGGTTTCTCAGCTTCATGATCTCTACATCTGTAGCTGACATCTATCCttaccctcctcctccaccaccaactcctcctcctcagcctctgCAGCTGCCGTGGCTTCGGGATTCGCCGGGGCCATGGTGGCAACAGCAGGGGCCTCCGTTGTGGCCGCCTCCTGCCCGGCAGCCTCAGTGGCCTCGGACTCCGTGGGAGCGGCCTCTGTCACATTCGGGGCAGCCTCATCGACCTGAGTAGTGACGGGTTTATCGGTGGCAGGGGCTTTCGTTACGACCTCATCGGCCGCAGTCTTGGGTTCAGCCGTGGGGGCATTGGTGGCGCCTTCGAGGATATCGGTGGCAGCAGGGATATCCGACACCCTTTCTAATGGGGTCACCAGTGTGCCTGAGGGGCAGCAAAGAGGTCAGAGACTGCTAGAGGCAAATTAACAATATTCACACACGCTGAAGAGAAGGGCTACCACTTGTGATTGGATACATGACAACTGAGGTGAATTACTTTGAGTATGACCATAAAAATTCACTGTCATTTCACAATCGTTTTGAAATGTATTCGCTGGAAAGAGGGAAGTTAGAAAGTCCCTCATTGCAAGGGCATTGTGGGAAAACTCTAAAGAAAAAAACGACATATTAGCTCTTctttgacatttttttatttctctCCCAGCCCATAGCTTGATACATCAGTAGCAGTAAGAACATGGCTGCCACGACCCATGACTAAACAAATGTtggtcctccctcctcctccccagtcccATCCACCTTGCCCCTTTCCATCCTGTCTTGGGCCGTGTTTGTGCACTCGCATGCCTCATCCGCTGCCTCATTTCCTGTTCATGGAGTCTCCGCCATAACAGCCCCTGGATGGGGATGGCAGGAAGTCAGCATATGAGGCCATACCATTAAAACATAGTCActaagagaggaaagagggggaggcaaCAATGGACAATTCAGGGTAAAACACAACTGGGTGTATAATATAACGGGATCCAAATGACTTGGATGTGTTGAAATTGGTTGTTCGTGATATTACGAGAGACCAAAGACCAACATGGATCTCAACTTCAAAACATCCTCATCAGGCCATTTTTGGATGGCAATAAGAGTTGTAAAGGAAGCTCTGAGTTCAGTGGACTGTTTAAAAATACACTTATTTTACCagttaagttgactgagaacacattctcatttacagcaacgacctggggagagttacaggggagagggggatgaatgagccaattggaagctggggatgattaggtgtccacggtggtatgagggccagattgggaatttagccaggacaccggggttaacacctctAGTCtctacgataagtgccatgggatctttagtgaccagaGAATCAGGACACCCTTTTaatgtcccatctgaaagacggcaccctaaacagggcaatgtccccaatcactgccctagGGCAtcggatatttttttagaccagggGAAAGAgcgcctcctactggccctcaaCACCacatccagcagcatctggtgtcccatccagggaccaaccctgcttagcttcaggggcaaccagcagtgggatgcagggtggtatgc from Oncorhynchus keta strain PuntledgeMale-10-30-2019 chromosome 27, Oket_V2, whole genome shotgun sequence carries:
- the LOC118360196 gene encoding cytochrome c1-like; amino-acid sequence: MIKVQLLLLLGLAGPFCAVAHASTLVTPLERVSDIPAATDILEGATNAPTAEPKTAADEVVTKAPATDKPVTTQVDEAAPNVTEAAPTESEATEAAGQEAATTEAPAVATMAPANPEATAAAEAEEEELVVEEEEGTGSGQVVGIVIGALVAVIIVIAVVIALVRRMGKYSP